One Porphyromonas pogonae genomic region harbors:
- a CDS encoding TonB-dependent receptor domain-containing protein, with translation MKKNLLLIITLAMALPLLAKADGNPVDSVKVYNLQDVTVYSTRSALPLKRVPGKIEVIPSRTIANSSYSNLADILKNNSSVGVIQYSGYNTVIGIRGFKPSGKYVTVLVNGVPAGTDNISTLGVTDIEQVEILKGPFSSIYGTNAMGGVLNLITKKNKGDLTGNVSLSVGSFQASRGALNLGGALVDKLSFDLNVSFDNQAQGYKTGKHNLLSLSPLEEVILDTATKGIRMMGSNFGAATGRLRLGYEFSPLWSLDVYQTIFSGADIPTGGSIWGVYGNKKKDIGRSATSLELRGGIGNHKLLFTPYYNIERNKNYTLYADTAYVNYKSKYQTYGATLQDNFKIADQDFVLGLDSRNMQTKSDRYKARNEKEKPYQPGYRTNSMGIFAQMNFKLLNDKLLISTGARADFMKFKLEANDLLKNEAKTESYNIVSPNVGVKYELLRGLMLHGSWGRSFAAPDAYQKSGQYDGPFGRTEGNPDLKPEKSRTTDFGVGYSNFDKGIQVDITYFDTRHSDMIISYKKDKTITSYLNAQKAKMRGLELMASYNLGSLWANSFVLKPYINATLMLDTKVKIDANKDEWSQMLYTRRQNISFGIEYRGEEGIEFVLNGRFTGHRYEENWYKYYPKVRPTLNAMLEKENPELAAKGLLRMPQFLIFDTSLYYHVNSHLMVGANMNNIFNENYTEKDGYNMPGRNVMFKATYQF, from the coding sequence ATGAAAAAGAATTTACTCCTTATTATTACTTTAGCCATGGCTCTGCCATTGTTGGCTAAAGCGGATGGAAATCCTGTTGACTCCGTCAAGGTCTACAACCTACAGGATGTCACGGTGTATTCTACGCGATCAGCATTACCTCTCAAACGTGTACCCGGCAAGATAGAAGTTATCCCTTCTCGTACTATAGCCAACTCGAGCTATAGCAATCTTGCGGATATTCTCAAAAACAATAGCTCGGTGGGTGTAATCCAGTACAGTGGCTACAACACGGTTATAGGTATCAGGGGTTTTAAACCATCGGGCAAGTATGTTACAGTCTTGGTCAATGGTGTACCTGCAGGTACCGACAATATCTCTACACTGGGCGTGACAGACATAGAGCAAGTAGAGATACTCAAGGGGCCGTTCTCCTCTATCTATGGCACCAATGCCATGGGAGGGGTACTTAACCTGATCACGAAAAAGAACAAAGGAGACCTCACGGGCAATGTGTCACTCTCAGTGGGCTCGTTCCAGGCATCCCGCGGAGCCCTCAATCTGGGCGGAGCACTCGTCGATAAACTGTCCTTCGACCTCAATGTGAGTTTTGACAATCAAGCTCAGGGCTACAAGACCGGCAAGCACAACCTGCTCTCGCTCTCTCCACTGGAAGAAGTGATCTTGGATACTGCCACCAAGGGCATCCGTATGATGGGTAGTAACTTCGGTGCCGCTACAGGTCGTCTCAGGCTCGGTTACGAATTCAGCCCTTTGTGGTCGCTCGATGTATACCAGACTATATTCTCGGGAGCCGACATACCTACGGGCGGTAGCATCTGGGGGGTATATGGCAACAAGAAAAAGGACATAGGGCGTAGTGCCACTTCTCTGGAACTCCGCGGTGGTATTGGCAATCACAAGCTCCTCTTTACTCCTTATTACAATATAGAGAGAAACAAAAACTACACCCTCTATGCCGATACTGCATATGTCAACTACAAAAGCAAGTACCAGACCTACGGTGCTACCCTTCAAGACAACTTCAAGATAGCCGACCAAGACTTCGTGCTGGGATTGGATAGCCGTAACATGCAGACAAAATCGGATCGATACAAGGCTCGTAACGAAAAAGAAAAGCCCTATCAGCCCGGTTACAGAACCAATAGTATGGGGATCTTCGCTCAAATGAACTTTAAGCTACTCAATGACAAACTCCTGATCTCTACAGGCGCCCGTGCGGACTTTATGAAATTCAAGCTCGAAGCTAACGATCTGCTCAAGAACGAGGCTAAAACGGAGTCGTACAACATCGTGAGCCCCAATGTAGGTGTGAAGTACGAGTTGCTCCGGGGGCTGATGTTGCATGGGTCATGGGGTAGATCATTTGCCGCTCCCGATGCATATCAGAAATCGGGTCAGTACGATGGTCCTTTCGGCCGTACGGAAGGTAACCCCGATCTCAAACCTGAGAAGTCTCGCACCACAGACTTTGGGGTGGGCTACAGCAACTTCGACAAGGGTATTCAGGTCGATATCACCTACTTCGATACCAGACACTCCGACATGATAATCTCTTACAAAAAAGACAAAACTATCACCTCTTACCTCAATGCACAGAAAGCCAAGATGAGAGGTCTGGAGCTCATGGCGTCATACAACTTAGGTTCGCTTTGGGCAAATAGCTTTGTGCTCAAGCCTTATATCAATGCAACACTTATGCTCGACACCAAAGTAAAGATAGATGCCAACAAAGATGAGTGGTCGCAGATGCTTTATACTCGTCGCCAAAACATCTCTTTTGGTATCGAGTACAGAGGCGAAGAGGGTATAGAGTTTGTGCTCAACGGCCGCTTTACCGGTCACAGATACGAGGAAAACTGGTACAAATATTACCCCAAAGTGCGCCCTACACTCAACGCTATGCTGGAAAAAGAAAATCCCGAGCTGGCTGCGAAAGGGCTGTTGAGGATGCCCCAGTTTCTGATCTTCGACACGTCACTTTACTACCACGTGAATAGTCACCTCATGGTAGGCGCAAACATGAACAACATATTCAATGAGAACTACACTGAAAAAGACGGCTATAACATGCCCGGTCGCAATGTCATGTTCAAGGCTACTTATCAGTTTTGA
- a CDS encoding ATP-binding protein: MIRYPFTAIVGQEQMKLALLLNMINPKIGGVLIMGEKGTAKSTVVRGLALLTEHTSVVELPISATEDKLVGSIDIEHALKTGETKFEPGILHHAHGNILYVDEVNLLEDHLVDILLDVSAMGVNYIEREGISFSHPSEFVLVGTMNPEEGDLRPQLLDRFGLSVRVRGEQDVENRMEILKRRLEYDRNPQAFMEQYRDEERALASRILHARELLPQVTFANDILALIAHISIELQVDGHRADITLLKTAMALSTFDGRYEVSPTDVFKASELVLPHRMRRLPFDSPDFTADDVRSLCEKIVSDLHPEV, from the coding sequence ATGATAAGATATCCATTTACAGCGATAGTAGGACAAGAGCAGATGAAACTGGCACTGCTGCTCAATATGATCAATCCTAAGATAGGAGGAGTGCTCATTATGGGCGAGAAAGGTACGGCCAAGTCCACCGTGGTGCGAGGTCTCGCTTTGCTCACAGAGCATACATCCGTGGTGGAGCTACCCATTTCTGCCACGGAGGATAAGTTGGTTGGCTCCATCGATATAGAGCATGCGCTCAAGACCGGTGAGACAAAGTTTGAGCCCGGTATACTGCATCACGCTCACGGCAATATATTATATGTAGACGAAGTAAACCTGCTCGAAGATCACTTAGTGGATATTCTCCTCGATGTCTCTGCGATGGGGGTGAATTATATAGAACGAGAAGGGATCTCCTTTTCACATCCATCCGAATTTGTGCTTGTCGGCACCATGAACCCCGAAGAGGGAGACTTACGCCCGCAACTTCTCGATCGTTTCGGCCTATCGGTACGGGTACGTGGCGAGCAGGATGTCGAAAACCGTATGGAGATTCTGAAACGCAGGCTGGAGTACGACCGTAATCCCCAGGCTTTCATGGAACAGTATCGTGACGAGGAGCGTGCACTCGCGTCACGCATTCTTCATGCGCGTGAGCTACTACCGCAGGTCACTTTTGCCAACGATATATTAGCCTTGATAGCCCATATCAGCATCGAGCTGCAAGTCGATGGGCATAGAGCCGATATTACGCTCTTGAAAACAGCGATGGCGCTCTCCACATTCGACGGCCGATATGAGGTGTCGCCTACTGATGTATTCAAAGCTTCGGAGCTGGTATTACCTCATCGCATGCGTCGATTGCCGTTTGACTCCCCCGACTTCACAGCAGATGATGTGAGGTCGTTGTGTGAAAAAATAGTCTCCGATCTTCACCCCGAAGTATAA
- the yihA gene encoding ribosome biogenesis GTP-binding protein YihA/YsxC, whose product MIIKSAEFVISNTDISKCPEGNMPEYAFIGRSNVGKSSLINMLTNKKGLAMTSQKPGKTQLVNHFIINDAWYLVDLPGYGFTQKSKDNREYLSKLIKKYIMRREQLTCLFVLIDCRHEPQKIDLEFIQWLGETGVPFSIVFTKGDKLSRVRLKESVEQYKTKLLETWEELPKIFVTSSEKKEGGEEILDYIDDINQGIFQNK is encoded by the coding sequence ATGATTATCAAATCGGCGGAATTCGTTATCAGCAATACGGATATCAGCAAATGTCCGGAAGGTAACATGCCCGAATATGCATTCATAGGCAGATCTAACGTAGGGAAATCATCGCTTATCAATATGCTTACCAACAAGAAAGGCTTGGCAATGACTTCACAAAAGCCCGGTAAGACACAACTTGTCAATCACTTTATCATCAATGACGCATGGTATCTGGTGGACTTGCCCGGATATGGATTTACCCAGAAGAGCAAAGACAACCGTGAGTATCTGAGTAAGCTGATCAAGAAGTATATCATGCGCCGTGAGCAACTCACGTGCTTGTTTGTGCTGATCGACTGCCGCCATGAGCCACAGAAAATAGACTTGGAGTTTATCCAGTGGTTGGGAGAGACGGGTGTGCCGTTTAGCATCGTGTTTACCAAAGGAGATAAACTGAGCAGAGTGCGTCTGAAGGAGTCGGTGGAGCAGTACAAAACCAAACTCCTCGAGACTTGGGAGGAACTGCCTAAGATATTTGTGACTTCGAGCGAAAAGAAAGAGGGTGGAGAAGAGATACTCGACTATATCGATGATATCAACCAGGGCATATTTCAAAATAAATAA
- a CDS encoding adenosylcobinamide amidohydrolase produces MSVTFDQRKDKELLYLTPLGDEVYFYDDSMVMRFVGNRGVVSTSNLNGGYREDLQFAFNNSCGRVPSVVAKSHCPLKGRNITEHYSAIAGELGLPITHTTGMGTAALIENAACASRSYHGIEVMAIATAGIDVNGGRAGDRAAHDEFTKSPITQVGTINVFLLINAWLDSGALTRALITATEAKTAALLELMANSMYSEDLATGSGTDSLIAVCNNDAHTVLYNTGKHVLMGEMIGRSVKEAVTKALALQTGMTPERQSSVEWQCKRYGLTRQSILHYYSHSFGDYEINQVTPLLDALITDNEVVASVACIAHLCDQNRWGLITDKTLMDKAGLLLNDLLRTYGQQAIDLHRKSKHTRYENQDIYKMIISDTILSLARILHSQV; encoded by the coding sequence ATGAGTGTGACATTTGATCAACGAAAGGATAAAGAACTGCTATACCTCACCCCGCTGGGTGATGAGGTCTACTTCTATGACGATAGTATGGTGATGCGCTTTGTGGGCAATAGGGGTGTTGTGAGTACGTCCAACCTCAATGGCGGTTACAGGGAAGACCTACAGTTTGCTTTCAACAACAGCTGTGGGAGAGTGCCGTCCGTAGTGGCAAAAAGTCACTGTCCGCTCAAGGGGCGCAACATCACCGAGCATTACAGTGCCATTGCCGGGGAGCTGGGCTTGCCCATCACGCACACCACCGGTATGGGCACTGCCGCCCTCATCGAAAATGCAGCTTGTGCCTCACGCTCCTACCATGGCATCGAAGTCATGGCTATAGCCACTGCCGGTATAGATGTCAATGGAGGCAGAGCAGGTGATAGAGCAGCTCATGATGAGTTTACCAAGTCCCCTATTACACAAGTGGGCACCATCAATGTATTCTTACTCATCAATGCATGGCTCGATAGCGGAGCCCTCACGCGTGCGCTCATTACAGCCACCGAAGCCAAAACAGCTGCTCTGCTCGAGCTCATGGCAAACAGTATGTATTCGGAGGACTTGGCTACCGGCTCCGGTACCGACTCGCTCATAGCCGTGTGCAACAATGATGCGCACACGGTACTGTACAATACCGGCAAGCATGTGCTCATGGGCGAGATGATAGGGCGCAGTGTCAAGGAAGCTGTGACCAAAGCGCTGGCATTGCAGACGGGCATGACTCCTGAGCGTCAATCCTCGGTCGAGTGGCAATGCAAGCGCTATGGCCTCACACGTCAGAGTATACTTCACTACTACAGCCATAGCTTCGGTGACTATGAGATAAACCAAGTCACTCCACTGCTCGATGCCTTGATCACCGACAATGAGGTGGTGGCGTCTGTGGCTTGCATAGCACACCTGTGTGACCAAAACCGCTGGGGTCTCATCACTGACAAAACTCTCATGGACAAAGCCGGGCTATTGCTCAATGACCTGCTTCGTACATACGGGCAACAAGCAATAGACTTGCACCGTAAAAGCAAACATACCCGATATGAGAATCAAGACATTTATAAAATGATAATATCGGATACAATACTCTCTCTGGCACGTATACTCCACTCCCAAGTTTAA
- a CDS encoding VWA domain-containing protein, giving the protein MRVSFSSIIGQPQACQAITVALASPTSCSLLLGGETGVGKSLLLASVRELAGSREVLVLPSSLSEDMLYDFTDVSEILQQGHYRQREGLLRRMHGNVVLADNLNLLPTHVLFIILDYLQQCRGEDSFCFIGAVNTEEGSISAAVLDKFDLFVALQHITEPEVRSRIIRQSLLQTDYNEHLLTANITKARSKASEIKVSVTDYRFAAQLCAEAFVSGHRADIALLHAAITHASLAGRNSLDLSDFTAVKDLALRHRINNPVPDSLPNSDHTPPHQGEQDASAPPPSEIPEAPDCNNPSPTSASAESEPDEALLAPERMDEIGRLSMTFDPINNLQRVVRLHSGFGARVKCAQDFHKGSYRSAAATSRLSYDLAIIPTIRAAAPFQYHRKLSSTASDPFLIIDPQDYRIKKRRHRTGYHILFLVDASGSMGVKKRMTEVKGMIMELLRNAYIKRDSVGMITFRGDDATLVLPFTRSVSRAHDLLAHISTGGRTPLYMGLKLACEVITSEKRKNKQLSPVLVLLTDGRATSNFDGENKVDVIAGCARRLADLTTRTIVIDTETGFIRLRKAQRIAEAMQADSYYLLDELTEYVPNIINRCL; this is encoded by the coding sequence ATGCGCGTATCATTCAGTAGTATCATTGGTCAGCCTCAGGCTTGTCAAGCTATCACCGTAGCACTTGCAAGTCCTACGTCGTGCAGCCTCCTTTTGGGCGGTGAGACGGGTGTGGGCAAATCCCTCCTCCTTGCATCAGTGCGCGAGCTTGCCGGTAGCAGAGAGGTGCTGGTACTTCCTTCTTCTCTCTCCGAGGACATGCTCTATGATTTCACCGATGTATCGGAGATACTACAGCAGGGGCATTACCGACAGCGAGAGGGCCTGCTACGACGGATGCATGGCAATGTAGTGCTAGCGGACAACCTCAATTTACTGCCCACTCATGTGCTTTTTATTATACTCGATTATTTACAGCAATGCCGGGGCGAAGACAGTTTTTGTTTCATCGGAGCCGTGAACACGGAGGAGGGGAGCATCAGTGCAGCCGTGTTGGATAAGTTCGACCTTTTCGTCGCCCTGCAACATATCACCGAACCGGAGGTGCGCAGTCGGATTATCAGACAATCGCTCTTGCAAACCGATTATAATGAACACCTGCTCACCGCTAACATAACCAAGGCTCGAAGCAAAGCAAGCGAGATCAAGGTGAGTGTAACGGATTACCGATTCGCTGCACAATTGTGTGCCGAGGCTTTTGTCTCAGGACACAGAGCCGACATAGCACTACTTCATGCTGCCATTACGCATGCTTCACTTGCCGGCAGAAATAGTCTGGATCTTAGCGACTTCACTGCGGTGAAGGACTTAGCGCTGCGCCATCGGATCAACAACCCGGTGCCGGACTCCCTGCCCAACTCTGATCACACTCCCCCACATCAGGGTGAGCAAGATGCCTCAGCTCCACCGCCCTCTGAAATCCCTGAGGCTCCCGACTGTAATAACCCCTCTCCCACCTCTGCATCCGCAGAATCGGAGCCTGATGAAGCGCTTCTTGCTCCCGAGCGTATGGATGAGATAGGACGTTTGTCCATGACATTCGATCCCATCAACAACCTACAGCGTGTCGTCAGGCTTCACTCCGGCTTTGGAGCCAGAGTCAAATGTGCTCAGGATTTTCACAAAGGGAGCTACAGAAGCGCTGCTGCCACGTCCCGATTGTCTTACGATCTTGCCATCATACCCACCATCCGAGCCGCAGCTCCGTTCCAATATCACCGTAAGCTCTCGAGTACAGCGAGTGACCCGTTTCTGATTATTGATCCACAGGATTATCGCATCAAGAAACGTCGTCACCGTACCGGATATCACATCCTTTTCTTAGTGGATGCCAGTGGTTCCATGGGAGTGAAGAAAAGGATGACAGAGGTCAAAGGCATGATTATGGAGCTACTGCGCAACGCTTATATCAAGCGTGACAGTGTGGGCATGATTACTTTTCGGGGTGATGATGCTACATTGGTGTTGCCTTTTACCCGTAGTGTGTCGCGAGCGCATGATCTACTGGCACATATATCTACAGGTGGGCGCACCCCGCTTTATATGGGGCTCAAACTTGCCTGCGAAGTCATCACATCGGAAAAGCGAAAAAACAAACAGCTATCGCCTGTATTGGTTCTGCTTACCGATGGTAGAGCCACCTCTAATTTCGATGGTGAAAACAAGGTGGATGTAATAGCAGGATGCGCACGCAGACTTGCCGATCTCACCACTCGCACCATCGTTATCGATACGGAGACGGGATTTATACGCCTCCGCAAAGCACAACGGATAGCGGAGGCTATGCAAGCCGACTCGTACTATCTGCTGGACGAGCTCACAGAATATGTACCCAATATAATAAATAGATGTTTATGA
- the galE gene encoding UDP-glucose 4-epimerase GalE produces the protein MTNQTILVTGGTGYIGSHTTVELQQSGYNVIIIDNLSNSSADVINGIEAITGIRPKFYEGDCNDEKTIERIFTENPGIAGVIHFAASKAVGESVQKPLLYYKNNILSLIVLLEAMQRHGTQGIVFSSSCTVYGQPEVLPVTEDAPIQEAISPYGNTKQINEEIIRDTIHAGVNFKAILLRYFNPIGAHPSALIGELPLGVPQNLIPYLTQTAAGIRAELSVFGDDYNTPDGSCIRDYINVVDLAKAHVIAIQRMLDEKKQSDALEVFNVGTGRGVSVLELINTFEEVTGVKVPHKIVARREGDIEQVWADPTKANSVLGWKAQETLGDTLRSAWKWQKKISRMD, from the coding sequence ATGACAAATCAAACGATTTTGGTTACCGGCGGCACCGGATACATCGGGTCGCATACCACTGTTGAGCTACAGCAATCGGGCTACAATGTTATCATTATTGACAATCTTTCCAATTCGAGTGCCGATGTAATCAATGGAATAGAAGCCATCACAGGCATACGCCCCAAGTTCTATGAAGGAGACTGCAATGATGAAAAAACGATAGAGCGGATATTTACCGAGAATCCCGGTATAGCGGGCGTAATACATTTTGCCGCAAGTAAAGCTGTGGGTGAGTCAGTGCAAAAGCCTCTTCTCTACTACAAGAATAATATACTCTCACTCATCGTACTGCTCGAAGCAATGCAACGTCATGGTACTCAGGGTATCGTTTTCTCCTCTTCGTGCACCGTGTACGGACAACCCGAAGTGCTGCCTGTAACGGAAGATGCTCCTATACAAGAAGCAATATCGCCTTACGGTAATACCAAGCAGATCAATGAGGAGATCATACGTGACACGATACATGCTGGAGTGAACTTCAAAGCTATCCTACTGCGTTACTTCAATCCTATAGGAGCACATCCCTCAGCCCTTATCGGAGAGTTACCGCTGGGTGTACCTCAAAACTTGATTCCCTATCTCACCCAAACGGCAGCAGGCATACGTGCCGAGCTCAGCGTATTCGGTGATGACTATAACACGCCTGACGGCTCTTGTATACGTGACTACATCAATGTGGTAGACCTTGCCAAAGCGCACGTGATAGCTATACAGCGCATGCTGGACGAAAAGAAGCAGAGTGATGCGCTCGAGGTATTCAATGTGGGTACCGGTAGAGGTGTGAGTGTACTGGAGCTTATCAATACGTTTGAGGAAGTAACCGGAGTAAAAGTCCCGCATAAAATAGTAGCACGCCGTGAGGGTGATATCGAGCAGGTGTGGGCTGACCCTACTAAAGCTAACTCCGTGTTGGGCTGGAAAGCACAGGAAACGCTGGGCGATACGCTCCGTAGTGCATGGAAATGGCAAAAGAAGATATCTCGGATGGATTAG
- a CDS encoding IS4 family transposase — translation MTRRVDGVMNSCFKNHAERQGAYRLLNNKRWKMDQFLDCVTANSAQCCKDLKHVLCIQDTTEFTFDNISGRLNPNDEDYGYGTNKSSEYSIFAHPCLLFDPETETPMGYSSIELYNRDRKDARQKKQLRKKLGFNEKESSRWAASAKMANANLPENLRKTMVGDRENDIYTVMSKTLEEGCDFLIRSIHNRLLEGDSKSKKERIIEWLDKQPVSFSCTSQITRQNRRKPRKALFDVKYAPVTFGNTGNGKDDVSKSISCHYVHVREDAGSVPEGEKPIEWRLLTSHEVKSKEDALRIIQWYKYRWHIEEVFRLMKTKGLGITSAQLENGMAMKKLMAMGFYVVLKCMTLKKKYDTANESVSCNRLFTEEECEMLHLEMEMLHKESPRSKDGNNPFREDSLAWASWIIARLGSWKAYVKSGGPPGYNTICKGLKVFHEHLTVLSFMKQKY, via the coding sequence ATGACACGTCGTGTGGACGGGGTCATGAACAGTTGTTTTAAGAATCATGCAGAAAGGCAGGGGGCTTATCGACTCCTAAATAATAAAAGATGGAAAATGGATCAGTTTTTGGACTGCGTTACCGCAAATAGCGCACAATGTTGCAAAGATCTTAAGCATGTGCTTTGCATTCAGGATACTACAGAGTTTACTTTTGATAATATCAGTGGCCGATTAAACCCTAATGACGAAGATTATGGGTATGGAACCAACAAGAGTTCGGAGTACAGCATCTTTGCTCATCCTTGCTTGCTCTTTGACCCTGAGACGGAAACCCCTATGGGTTATAGTTCGATTGAGTTGTATAACAGAGATCGCAAAGACGCACGCCAGAAGAAACAGCTGCGTAAAAAACTTGGATTTAATGAGAAAGAATCGTCTCGTTGGGCTGCATCGGCTAAAATGGCAAACGCGAATTTGCCAGAAAATTTACGTAAAACCATGGTGGGTGATCGTGAGAATGATATCTACACCGTCATGAGTAAGACGTTGGAAGAAGGATGTGATTTTCTGATTCGCTCCATTCACAATCGGCTTCTCGAGGGAGATTCAAAATCTAAAAAAGAACGTATCATCGAATGGTTGGATAAACAACCGGTTAGTTTCAGTTGCACATCCCAGATCACTAGGCAAAATAGGCGTAAACCTCGCAAGGCGTTGTTCGACGTCAAATATGCACCAGTCACTTTCGGCAACACAGGTAATGGTAAAGACGATGTTTCAAAGAGTATTAGCTGCCACTACGTTCATGTCAGAGAAGATGCCGGTAGCGTTCCCGAGGGTGAAAAGCCTATCGAATGGCGTTTGCTCACCTCGCACGAAGTAAAGAGTAAGGAAGATGCACTCCGGATTATACAGTGGTACAAGTATCGATGGCATATCGAAGAAGTCTTTAGATTAATGAAAACCAAAGGCTTGGGTATTACCTCTGCCCAATTAGAAAACGGTATGGCGATGAAAAAGCTTATGGCAATGGGGTTCTATGTTGTGCTAAAGTGTATGACTCTAAAGAAAAAATATGACACTGCCAATGAGAGCGTTTCATGTAATCGACTCTTTACAGAGGAAGAGTGCGAGATGCTGCATCTAGAGATGGAAATGCTACATAAAGAGTCTCCTCGATCAAAAGATGGGAATAATCCTTTTCGGGAAGATTCGTTAGCTTGGGCTTCGTGGATAATAGCCCGACTGGGATCATGGAAAGCTTATGTAAAATCTGGCGGACCTCCAGGATATAATACCATATGCAAAGGTCTAAAGGTTTTCCATGAGCACCTCACTGTACTATCTTTCATGAAACAAAAATATTAA